The uncultured Desulfobulbus sp. genome window below encodes:
- a CDS encoding ATP-dependent DNA helicase, whose translation MEQFFGPQGILAKNLAGYESRPDQLRMAQAVDDLLMADQESSEGGAASLVIEAETGLGKTLAYLIPAALSGKRVVISTHTRNLQDQILLKEIPLILKHIDPGLSVLCVKGRQNYLCLYRYHQLLTEQADGALEAWEKDQLEAWLPTTLYGERAELDWLSGSSPLWQKICCQSHFCLGANCPEAMDCFLNRLRRDASNSRVLIVNHHLLFSDLAVRRAGFGEVLPRYESVIFDEAHHIEQVATTFFGFSFSRYQVVDLAADLERSAQAELSEAPLQTLLPFIGRVLGSIERFAASFPLEQGRFPLTADIIEQPSIRQAHDDLHAALSHLMEGLDPLAGGDSVWRQYLDRAQDLTARLERLLSAQFDDLPAEEIPFTFWFERSERNLTLCATPVDVALELQASLFSTVRHCIFTSATLTTGGKFTYFLDRVGLHRETPTLSLASPFDYAGRTLIYVPPPSCPEPNAPGYVEAIHQNLEQLILHARGRSLCLFTSFAAMDRAAAFLEGRLPYPLLVQGDAPRRRLLTTFSQQTETVLLAVASFWEGVDIPGEALSLVVIDKLPFEVPSDPVIMARVSRIKALGGNPFIQFQIPRAILTLRQGVGRLMRTAEDHGVIALLDTRLFTKGYGRQFRQSLPPSPLTREMDEVAAFFEHLYS comes from the coding sequence ATGGAACAGTTCTTTGGCCCTCAAGGCATCCTGGCGAAAAATCTCGCGGGATACGAGTCCCGCCCCGACCAGTTACGCATGGCTCAGGCGGTTGATGATCTCCTCATGGCAGATCAGGAGTCCTCTGAGGGAGGGGCTGCAAGCCTGGTCATTGAGGCAGAAACGGGGCTGGGAAAAACACTTGCCTATCTCATTCCTGCTGCCCTCAGTGGAAAACGGGTTGTCATCTCCACCCATACCCGAAACCTGCAGGATCAGATTCTCTTAAAAGAGATCCCCCTTATTCTCAAACACATTGATCCCGGCTTAAGTGTGCTTTGCGTTAAAGGTCGACAAAATTATCTCTGCCTCTATCGCTATCACCAGTTGCTCACAGAACAGGCCGACGGAGCCCTGGAAGCCTGGGAAAAAGATCAGTTAGAGGCTTGGCTGCCGACCACCCTGTACGGAGAGCGCGCTGAACTTGACTGGTTAAGCGGCTCGTCCCCCCTCTGGCAGAAGATCTGTTGCCAATCCCACTTTTGCCTGGGGGCCAACTGTCCGGAGGCCATGGATTGTTTCCTCAACCGCTTGCGACGGGATGCGTCCAACTCTCGCGTGTTGATCGTCAATCATCACCTCCTCTTTTCTGATCTGGCAGTGAGACGCGCAGGCTTCGGTGAGGTCCTCCCCCGTTACGAAAGTGTTATTTTTGACGAAGCCCACCATATAGAACAGGTTGCGACAACATTTTTTGGGTTCAGCTTTTCCCGCTATCAGGTGGTTGACCTGGCAGCCGATCTCGAGCGAAGCGCCCAGGCCGAGCTCTCTGAAGCTCCTTTACAAACGTTACTTCCATTCATTGGCCGGGTTCTTGGGAGCATAGAGCGCTTTGCAGCGAGCTTCCCCCTTGAACAAGGACGGTTTCCATTGACGGCTGACATAATTGAGCAGCCGTCGATTCGCCAGGCACACGACGACCTGCACGCAGCTCTCTCCCACCTGATGGAGGGCCTTGATCCTTTGGCGGGAGGAGATTCCGTTTGGCGGCAATATCTGGATCGGGCCCAGGACCTGACCGCCCGCCTGGAACGGTTACTCAGCGCACAATTTGATGATCTGCCAGCCGAAGAAATCCCCTTTACCTTCTGGTTTGAACGCAGCGAGCGAAATCTGACCCTCTGTGCCACCCCTGTCGATGTGGCCCTGGAGCTCCAGGCGAGTCTTTTTTCCACAGTACGCCACTGTATATTCACCTCCGCGACCCTCACCACCGGAGGCAAATTCACCTATTTTCTAGATCGGGTAGGTTTGCATCGGGAAACACCAACGCTCTCGCTGGCTTCGCCCTTTGATTATGCCGGGCGTACACTCATCTACGTCCCCCCGCCCTCCTGCCCAGAGCCCAACGCACCGGGATATGTGGAGGCGATCCATCAAAATCTGGAACAGCTCATTCTCCACGCAAGGGGGCGAAGTCTCTGTCTCTTTACCTCCTTTGCTGCCATGGATCGAGCGGCAGCCTTTCTTGAGGGGCGCCTCCCCTACCCGCTCCTTGTCCAGGGGGATGCCCCCAGGCGTCGTTTGCTGACGACCTTTAGCCAGCAAACCGAGACAGTCTTATTAGCGGTGGCCAGCTTTTGGGAGGGGGTGGACATTCCTGGAGAAGCGCTGAGCTTGGTCGTTATTGACAAATTACCGTTTGAAGTCCCCAGCGACCCTGTTATTATGGCACGTGTAAGCCGTATTAAAGCACTTGGCGGCAATCCCTTTATCCAATTCCAGATCCCCAGAGCGATCCTTACCCTGCGACAAGGGGTCGGGCGCCTGATGCGGACCGCCGAAGACCACGGAGTCATAGCTCTTTTAGATACTCGGCTCTTCACCAAGGGATATGGCCGCCAATTCCGTCAAAGCCTGCCACCCAGCCCCCTGACCCGTGAGATGGACGAGGTCGCAGCATTTTTTGAACACCTGTACTCATGA
- a CDS encoding AAA family ATPase: MYLEHFALSHAPFSTLCNPDVFFAESPQWQVYQSLVVDILAGTSLLTLTGPEGVGKSHLLAVLAQRLPASQQVILIDSPAAPLPELLWSIVPAFNLPGETPQEYESLIPAMQQCAEQRRAEGKRIVLLVDAAEQLSAETLEGLLKLVGTGSGETGLSLLLTGRDGLKTILGQVVTQGEDFAKGYTLEPLTESETRQYLRFCATEAGMSRADYAEVFTESVVTKIFKSAQGNMHLSNILAEEVLQNFCAEKSFMVLLDQVDSETPETTPTPANRLARLITHARSMPFWGSGLIIFLVIALVSGTLFLVTKKAPAPPQTVTENNIAESRVGATQPSGFHAGTSTLEKGTTLLQARIAASAPWLHGELQEKYTIQLMRLSSSSAEYSLASTLGSDAYAPVLDQVYVLRNQQSPPTIFVYYGVYDTLDAAREARNTMPLFLQQQGPYPLVIAEAVEKIKVK; encoded by the coding sequence ATGTATCTAGAACATTTCGCCCTGTCCCACGCGCCATTTTCAACGCTTTGTAATCCCGATGTATTTTTTGCGGAATCCCCTCAGTGGCAGGTGTACCAGTCGCTGGTGGTCGATATTCTGGCCGGTACCTCTCTGCTCACGCTTACTGGGCCGGAGGGGGTGGGGAAGTCCCATCTCCTCGCCGTATTGGCCCAGCGTTTGCCAGCCTCCCAGCAGGTCATTTTAATCGACTCACCTGCAGCTCCCTTACCTGAGCTGTTGTGGAGCATAGTTCCAGCTTTTAACCTGCCAGGTGAAACCCCGCAGGAATATGAGTCCCTTATTCCTGCCATGCAACAGTGTGCTGAGCAGCGAAGGGCAGAGGGCAAACGGATAGTTTTACTTGTGGATGCAGCGGAACAGTTGTCAGCTGAAACGCTTGAAGGTTTGCTGAAACTTGTTGGAACGGGAAGCGGAGAAACTGGCCTGAGTCTCTTGTTGACCGGACGAGATGGTTTGAAGACTATCCTTGGGCAGGTGGTTACTCAGGGGGAAGATTTTGCAAAGGGCTATACCCTGGAACCACTCACTGAGAGTGAAACCCGCCAGTATCTGCGTTTTTGCGCGACCGAGGCCGGTATGTCCCGAGCGGATTATGCCGAGGTCTTTACGGAAAGTGTCGTGACCAAAATTTTTAAATCGGCCCAGGGAAACATGCACCTGAGCAATATTCTTGCTGAGGAAGTACTGCAAAATTTCTGTGCGGAAAAATCGTTCATGGTCCTCCTTGATCAGGTTGACTCTGAGACACCGGAAACCACTCCCACCCCTGCCAACCGCTTAGCCCGGCTCATCACTCATGCTCGTTCGATGCCATTTTGGGGGAGCGGTTTGATCATCTTTTTGGTGATTGCTTTGGTGTCGGGGACTCTGTTCTTGGTGACCAAGAAGGCGCCAGCACCACCACAAACTGTCACAGAAAACAACATTGCTGAGTCCCGTGTCGGAGCGACTCAACCTTCTGGTTTTCATGCTGGAACATCTACTCTTGAGAAAGGGACAACCCTTCTCCAAGCTCGGATAGCCGCCAGTGCACCATGGTTACATGGAGAATTGCAAGAGAAGTATACCATTCAACTGATGAGGCTCTCTTCATCTTCAGCCGAGTACAGCCTGGCCAGCACCCTGGGCTCGGATGCCTATGCACCGGTACTTGATCAGGTCTATGTGTTGCGTAATCAGCAATCACCTCCGACCATTTTTGTCTACTACGGTGTCTATGATACCCTTGATGCGGCTCGTGAAGCACGAAATACCATGCCTCTTTTTTTGCAGCAGCAGGGCCCCTATCCACTTGTAATCGCTGAAGCCGTCGAGAAGATCAAGGTGAAATAA
- the aat gene encoding leucyl/phenylalanyl-tRNA--protein transferase: MPVFRLSEAFLFPSPEFAEDDGLLAVGGDLSPERLIMAYSMGIFPWYSEGDPILWWSPAPRLVLFPGEFHLSKRLQRTLRAGTFTVTADTAFAEVVAGCATASGRDQNGTWITVEMQEAYLELHRYGFAHSIECWKEGQLVGGLYGVCLDRIFFGESMFTHTSNASKVALAHLVQLARNKGIGLIDCQMTTAHLLSFGARELSREAFQEQLELHVDDCLPQKKWCLPETKE, encoded by the coding sequence ATGCCTGTTTTTCGCCTCTCCGAAGCCTTTCTTTTTCCCTCGCCAGAATTTGCAGAAGATGATGGTTTGCTCGCCGTGGGGGGAGATCTCAGCCCCGAACGACTGATTATGGCCTACAGCATGGGTATCTTCCCCTGGTACTCCGAAGGTGACCCTATCCTCTGGTGGTCACCAGCCCCCAGACTGGTTCTTTTCCCCGGTGAATTCCATCTCTCCAAAAGGTTACAGCGAACGCTGCGCGCGGGCACCTTTACTGTCACCGCCGATACCGCCTTTGCCGAGGTCGTGGCTGGCTGTGCCACCGCTTCAGGACGTGACCAAAATGGAACCTGGATCACAGTCGAAATGCAGGAGGCCTATCTGGAACTCCATCGATACGGATTTGCCCATTCGATAGAATGCTGGAAAGAGGGACAACTCGTGGGAGGGCTCTATGGGGTCTGTCTGGATCGTATCTTCTTTGGCGAGTCCATGTTTACTCACACAAGCAATGCATCCAAAGTGGCACTCGCCCATCTGGTTCAGCTCGCCCGCAACAAAGGCATCGGCCTGATTGACTGCCAGATGACCACTGCCCATCTGCTGAGTTTTGGTGCCCGCGAACTCTCACGCGAAGCCTTTCAGGAACAGCTCGAGCTGCATGTCGATGACTGTCTCCCCCAAAAAAAATGGTGTTTACCTGAAACAAAGGAGTAG
- a CDS encoding divergent polysaccharide deacetylase family protein, translated as MLANSGSSLFVVARFLARAFLLSLAALVLSLAPVQLAAPPPGPWHSAQQRQTVPLTPSPQTSVVDEGPIALLPQKEPQKSAPPFSVQPLDPINRPKVALIIDDMGYSQHIGQQLLHLQLPLNFAFLPQAPYTQELVHLAWQQNRTILVHMPMEPLSTKWKQEPITLNTEDSQQDLKRKVEQMLAAIPQASGVNNHMGSRFTQGRNQMEIVLEIVQQHQLFFVDSFTTGDSLGLSTARSLGIPTAKRDIFLDNEHDVDAICKWLGSVAELARENDSAIAIGHPNQALLSALSSCGPKILDGIEVVSVAELVQ; from the coding sequence ATGCTCGCGAATTCAGGAAGCTCTCTTTTTGTGGTGGCTCGTTTTTTGGCAAGAGCTTTTCTCCTCTCTTTGGCTGCACTGGTGCTGAGCCTTGCCCCCGTGCAGCTGGCAGCACCTCCGCCAGGTCCCTGGCATAGTGCTCAACAACGCCAAACGGTCCCCCTCACACCTTCTCCCCAGACAAGTGTTGTCGATGAAGGCCCGATTGCACTGCTCCCCCAGAAAGAACCTCAAAAATCTGCTCCGCCTTTCTCTGTGCAGCCCCTTGATCCAATAAATCGCCCTAAAGTTGCCCTCATTATTGACGACATGGGCTATAGCCAACATATTGGCCAACAATTACTCCACCTGCAACTGCCCTTAAACTTTGCCTTTCTTCCTCAGGCCCCCTACACCCAGGAGCTTGTGCACCTGGCATGGCAGCAAAATCGCACAATTCTGGTGCACATGCCCATGGAACCGCTATCCACCAAGTGGAAGCAAGAGCCCATTACCTTGAACACTGAAGATTCCCAGCAAGATTTGAAAAGAAAAGTGGAACAGATGCTGGCAGCAATCCCCCAGGCCAGTGGGGTCAATAACCATATGGGCTCACGCTTTACTCAAGGACGAAATCAGATGGAAATCGTCTTGGAGATTGTGCAGCAACACCAACTGTTTTTCGTTGACTCCTTCACAACGGGAGATTCTCTTGGCCTGAGCACGGCCAGAAGCTTGGGAATTCCTACCGCCAAACGCGATATCTTTTTAGATAATGAGCACGATGTGGATGCGATCTGCAAATGGCTTGGTAGTGTGGCAGAACTTGCCCGTGAAAATGACAGCGCCATCGCCATCGGCCACCCAAATCAAGCGCTGCTGTCCGCCCTCAGCTCATGCGGCCCAAAAATCTTGGACGGGATCGAAGTGGTTTCAGTTGCAGAACTGGTGCAGTGA
- a CDS encoding HEAT repeat domain-containing protein → MQTQNTLSRFSKSIEQQSTVSDEELLQVIADFLAMGHVENIVAMFRQESRYFAWTGQLLLDERFAVRLGVSVLFEYLQELCPEQLHLAIPSLKEQLNNPTAWVRGEAANVLGIIASPEALAPLAALLNDEAPQVAEIARDILG, encoded by the coding sequence ATGCAAACCCAAAATACTCTATCTCGCTTCAGCAAATCCATCGAACAACAATCCACGGTCAGTGACGAAGAACTCCTTCAGGTCATTGCTGATTTTTTAGCCATGGGCCATGTGGAAAATATTGTCGCCATGTTCCGCCAGGAATCCCGCTATTTTGCCTGGACCGGTCAACTCTTACTTGATGAACGCTTTGCAGTGCGCCTGGGCGTTTCTGTGCTCTTTGAATACTTGCAGGAACTCTGCCCGGAGCAGTTGCACCTGGCCATCCCCAGCCTCAAAGAGCAACTCAATAACCCAACCGCATGGGTCCGTGGTGAAGCCGCCAATGTGCTCGGCATTATCGCTAGCCCCGAGGCCCTGGCCCCTCTTGCCGCTCTTTTGAATGACGAAGCTCCCCAGGTAGCCGAGATCGCACGAGATATTCTGGGGTAA
- a CDS encoding HD domain-containing protein: MHYTTFDLEAYRQVMLDFIGDGPESQVFWKALDFAVDAHGDQWRRSGDPYIMHPCSVARILAEELDLRNPEILAAALLHDTVEDVDEVTDEVIREQFGPTVEAIVEGCTKVTHYSGDRQTFKKLVHRKIFSGAAAKLEVMIVKLADRLHNLRTLASMPKRKRQKIADETLDIYAPLATILGLFAIKRELYNLALAYKFPRQGSRLQMHINSLRSEPTVLAIVANVQKAMEEEGLDGSVTLRTKGLWGYYDVRNRILIKEIESPQEILILMDTRSECYQALGVLNRIYPPIPRTIRDFIASPKPSGYQGLHARPNIDGRKYLFKIRTKEMARRAQRGMIRDWTSDTRINNRYFREIQEMFDILGSDDSVSYRDMIAASGRKEIYTYTPQGDLICLPVNSILLDFAFRVHTAIGHTCIGGMIGKQKIKPDQQLRDGSVIKVLRQKEDVNFDPALQMLCQTPKARSELSKAFRKRRESVSRQIGVSVLSQELRRYGVPFEVLEKEEMGDIMTYFGIESLDELYLQVGEGRVRLRELIYEIRNGLYVGRPTLYQPTGVFNRVDLATLDPVVLKSSACCKPGPLDKGVIGLLSERGLSLHRKDCSQLQKVKFQREDAVEVRWKLKGTQIEKTQRIIVMQATRNRLLMMLSVAPEEMRVTDIVYLGKGASAVGDWEVNFQVANLYGLKKVDRHFERSGLLYDFELEH, from the coding sequence ATGCATTATACTACTTTTGATCTAGAGGCGTATCGCCAGGTCATGCTTGATTTTATTGGCGATGGCCCGGAATCTCAGGTGTTCTGGAAGGCTCTGGATTTTGCTGTTGACGCCCACGGAGACCAGTGGCGCCGTTCGGGTGATCCTTACATTATGCATCCCTGTTCGGTGGCTCGTATTCTGGCTGAAGAACTGGATTTGCGTAACCCTGAAATTTTGGCTGCAGCACTTCTCCACGATACGGTGGAAGATGTTGACGAAGTCACCGATGAAGTTATTCGTGAACAGTTTGGTCCTACAGTTGAGGCCATTGTCGAGGGCTGTACCAAGGTAACCCATTATTCCGGTGATCGGCAAACCTTTAAAAAGCTGGTGCATCGCAAAATTTTCAGTGGGGCCGCAGCCAAACTTGAGGTTATGATCGTTAAGTTGGCTGATCGTCTGCATAATCTGCGTACCCTTGCCAGCATGCCCAAGCGCAAACGGCAAAAAATTGCCGATGAAACCCTGGATATCTATGCCCCACTGGCTACAATTCTGGGGCTTTTTGCCATTAAACGCGAGCTCTATAATCTCGCCCTTGCCTATAAGTTCCCTCGGCAGGGAAGCCGCCTGCAGATGCACATCAACAGTCTCCGCAGCGAGCCCACGGTGCTGGCTATTGTTGCAAACGTCCAGAAGGCCATGGAGGAAGAGGGGCTTGACGGGTCGGTCACCCTGCGGACCAAAGGTCTCTGGGGCTATTATGATGTACGTAACCGTATTCTGATCAAAGAGATCGAGAGTCCCCAGGAAATTCTTATTCTCATGGATACCCGCAGTGAGTGCTATCAGGCGCTTGGGGTACTCAATCGAATCTATCCGCCCATTCCTCGCACCATTCGTGATTTTATCGCCAGCCCTAAACCCTCGGGATACCAGGGGTTGCATGCCCGGCCTAATATCGATGGCCGCAAATATCTGTTTAAAATCAGAACCAAAGAGATGGCTCGCCGTGCTCAACGCGGCATGATTCGCGACTGGACCAGCGACACCCGTATCAATAATCGCTATTTCCGTGAAATCCAAGAGATGTTCGATATTCTCGGGAGTGATGATTCCGTCTCCTATCGGGATATGATTGCGGCCAGTGGCCGCAAAGAAATTTATACCTACACTCCCCAGGGTGATCTGATCTGCCTGCCGGTCAATTCCATTCTGCTGGATTTTGCCTTTCGAGTGCACACCGCTATTGGGCATACCTGCATCGGCGGGATGATTGGCAAGCAAAAGATCAAACCCGATCAACAGTTACGCGATGGCAGCGTGATCAAGGTTCTGCGGCAAAAGGAGGATGTGAATTTTGATCCTGCCCTGCAGATGCTTTGTCAGACGCCCAAGGCGCGTTCCGAGCTCTCCAAGGCTTTTCGTAAGCGGAGAGAGTCTGTCTCTCGCCAGATTGGTGTTTCTGTCCTTTCTCAGGAGTTGCGAAGATACGGCGTTCCCTTTGAGGTGCTTGAAAAAGAAGAGATGGGCGATATCATGACCTACTTTGGGATTGAATCCCTGGACGAACTCTATCTTCAAGTCGGTGAAGGACGAGTACGTTTGCGCGAATTGATTTATGAGATTCGCAATGGTCTCTACGTGGGGCGTCCCACCCTCTATCAGCCCACAGGCGTTTTTAACCGAGTTGATTTGGCAACCCTTGATCCGGTGGTACTAAAGTCTTCTGCCTGTTGTAAGCCCGGCCCTCTGGACAAAGGGGTGATTGGGCTTTTAAGTGAACGTGGCCTTTCGCTTCATCGTAAAGACTGCAGCCAGTTGCAAAAAGTAAAGTTTCAGCGGGAAGATGCGGTGGAAGTTCGGTGGAAACTTAAAGGCACGCAGATTGAAAAAACGCAGCGGATTATCGTTATGCAGGCCACGCGCAATAGGCTTTTGATGATGCTCTCTGTTGCTCCCGAAGAGATGAGGGTCACTGATATTGTGTATCTGGGGAAAGGTGCTTCGGCTGTGGGTGACTGGGAGGTGAATTTTCAGGTGGCCAACCTCTATGGCTTAAAAAAAGTTGATCGCCATTTCGAGCGTTCCGGCCTGCTCTATGATTTTGAGCTTGAGCATTGA
- the ispH gene encoding 4-hydroxy-3-methylbut-2-enyl diphosphate reductase → MNVLLANPRGFCAGVNRAISIVHQALERFSPPVYVLHEIVHNTHVLEELRKRGALFVEELEEIPTGAVAIFSAHGVSKEVARQAKDLGLRTIDATCPLVSKVHRRMIRLYTQGYDVLVIGHKGHPEVEGTCGQVEGEVQVISKAAEVAGLQVRDPQKVGYVTQTTLSVDDTEEMLDALRMQFPQISEPERTDICYATTNRQKAVRRLADEVDLILIVGSKNSSNSNRLREVAELRKTTAYLIDDASEINSDWLENVGTIGISAGASAPEHLVAEVIEWLREQGPVSVKEMEGEEEHISFLVPDFEEEF, encoded by the coding sequence ATGAACGTTTTACTTGCTAATCCTCGCGGTTTCTGCGCTGGAGTGAACCGCGCGATTTCCATTGTTCATCAGGCACTGGAGCGCTTTTCACCTCCTGTCTATGTGCTCCATGAGATTGTCCATAATACCCATGTGCTTGAAGAACTCCGGAAGCGGGGCGCTCTTTTTGTTGAAGAGTTGGAGGAGATCCCAACGGGTGCGGTTGCCATTTTTAGCGCCCATGGCGTGTCCAAAGAGGTTGCCCGGCAGGCAAAAGATCTGGGGTTGCGGACCATCGATGCCACCTGTCCCCTGGTGTCCAAGGTACATCGGCGTATGATTCGTTTGTATACTCAGGGGTATGATGTGCTGGTGATCGGGCATAAGGGGCACCCCGAGGTAGAGGGAACCTGTGGCCAGGTCGAGGGCGAAGTACAGGTGATCTCGAAGGCCGCTGAGGTGGCAGGGCTTCAGGTCCGTGATCCGCAAAAGGTTGGCTACGTCACCCAGACCACGCTCAGTGTCGATGACACTGAAGAGATGCTCGATGCTCTACGGATGCAGTTTCCGCAGATTTCCGAACCTGAACGAACGGATATCTGTTACGCGACCACCAACCGCCAGAAAGCTGTGCGTCGCCTCGCGGATGAGGTCGATCTTATTTTAATCGTGGGCTCAAAAAACAGCTCAAACTCCAACCGATTGCGTGAGGTAGCCGAGCTGCGCAAGACCACCGCCTATCTCATTGATGATGCCAGTGAAATCAACTCGGACTGGCTGGAGAATGTGGGCACAATCGGCATCAGCGCAGGGGCTTCAGCCCCTGAGCATCTAGTCGCTGAAGTTATCGAGTGGTTGCGTGAACAGGGGCCAGTGAGCGTAAAGGAAATGGAGGGCGAGGAAGAGCATATCAGTTTTCTTGTGCCTGATTTTGAGGAAGAGTTCTGA
- a CDS encoding polyprenyl synthetase family protein, translating into MTSIPDFTPLRTMATTVANQVETAMREDLAQALKGCDPLLGEVLEHALFSGGKRIRPLLTVLCSRCCGRDDADLYLLAAAFEYLHVATLVHDDVIDHAPKRRGKTTVSAQFGLEAAILAGDWLHARSMYLIGRLAGAEGLEIFCEATGSMVNGEFEQLRYIADMQTGEEQYYNVIRQKTGNLIASTCAIGALFAGADVSQKEALATYGHRIGAAFQVVDDLLDFQGQSEQTGKTTGNDFVEGKLTLPILKTYAQATNDDKKILEQLFAGDRSSQEAYQQLYALLERYQGFASAAQAARELIHEANEALAPFASNHQSHEEIELLKLLAGYICSRNK; encoded by the coding sequence ATGACCTCAATCCCTGATTTTACCCCGCTCCGCACCATGGCCACCACCGTGGCCAACCAGGTTGAAACTGCTATGCGCGAGGACCTCGCCCAGGCACTTAAAGGCTGTGATCCCCTTTTGGGGGAAGTGCTTGAACATGCGCTCTTCAGTGGCGGCAAGCGTATTCGTCCCCTGCTCACTGTGCTCTGTTCCCGTTGCTGTGGTCGTGATGATGCCGATCTCTACCTGCTGGCTGCAGCCTTTGAATACCTGCATGTGGCAACCCTGGTCCATGATGACGTGATTGATCACGCCCCCAAACGGCGCGGCAAGACGACCGTCAGTGCCCAGTTTGGTTTAGAAGCAGCCATCCTGGCGGGTGACTGGCTCCATGCCCGCAGCATGTATCTGATTGGCAGGCTGGCTGGAGCAGAGGGACTTGAGATCTTTTGTGAGGCCACCGGTTCCATGGTTAACGGGGAGTTTGAACAGCTGCGCTACATCGCCGACATGCAGACAGGTGAAGAGCAGTATTACAACGTGATCCGCCAAAAAACCGGGAATTTAATTGCCTCTACCTGTGCCATTGGTGCCCTTTTTGCCGGGGCTGATGTCTCCCAGAAAGAGGCGCTGGCAACCTACGGCCATCGCATTGGCGCTGCCTTTCAGGTGGTGGATGATCTTCTTGATTTCCAGGGGCAAAGTGAACAGACAGGCAAAACAACGGGTAATGATTTTGTTGAAGGCAAGCTAACCCTGCCAATTCTCAAAACCTATGCCCAGGCCACAAACGACGATAAAAAAATTTTGGAACAACTTTTTGCCGGTGACCGCAGCTCCCAAGAGGCCTACCAACAATTATACGCCTTACTCGAGCGCTACCAAGGCTTTGCAAGCGCTGCCCAGGCAGCCCGCGAGCTCATCCATGAGGCGAACGAGGCGCTGGCCCCCTTTGCATCCAACCACCAATCTCACGAAGAAATAGAACTGCTTAAACTGCTGGCAGGCTATATTTGCTCCCGAAACAAATAA